Proteins from a genomic interval of Burkholderia cepacia GG4:
- a CDS encoding putative type VI secretion system effector produces the protein MENKQATAPVLLRGVITGMTKRRASYETIFTEADKQAMERTAIVAALAGLNDIALNLSMSTQFTDTMGDLVTFRLNGEEVRAWIWLSVFENGDEVQVVAEPAGSGWIGYAIRRCSDGILSVHPHCERGSRALFKFFLKLSILFWSGCAMAVTLLVASMMLYNGLHDRWMFFIKSFIVSWGAIEVMAIFIAYRVSRRFKRQLPMANRIFSTFGWKDPANVSLPKTSKRLRQPEDTWQMGKLIFRYEES, from the coding sequence ATGGAAAATAAGCAGGCTACCGCGCCGGTGCTGCTGCGTGGGGTTATCACGGGAATGACAAAGCGTCGCGCCTCCTATGAAACCATCTTCACGGAAGCGGACAAACAGGCAATGGAGCGCACTGCGATCGTCGCAGCGCTGGCTGGCCTGAACGATATTGCGCTCAATCTCAGTATGTCCACGCAGTTCACGGATACGATGGGGGATCTAGTGACCTTCAGGCTGAACGGGGAGGAAGTCCGCGCGTGGATTTGGCTGTCTGTCTTCGAGAATGGTGATGAAGTCCAGGTCGTCGCGGAGCCGGCAGGATCCGGTTGGATTGGATACGCAATCAGGCGGTGTAGTGATGGCATTTTGTCTGTTCACCCTCATTGTGAGCGTGGGAGTAGAGCGCTATTTAAATTCTTCCTGAAACTCTCGATACTATTCTGGAGCGGTTGTGCGATGGCGGTGACGCTACTGGTGGCGTCGATGATGTTATACAACGGCTTGCATGATCGATGGATGTTTTTTATTAAATCTTTTATCGTTTCGTGGGGTGCGATTGAAGTAATGGCGATTTTTATAGCCTATAGGGTAAGCCGTAGATTCAAGAGGCAATTGCCAATGGCCAATCGGATATTCTCGACATTCGGATGGAAAGACCCTGCCAATGTTAGTTTGCCGAAGACGTCAAAGAGACTGCGGCAACCCGAAGATACGTGGCAAATGGGTAAGCTTATTTTTCGTTACGAAGAGTCTTGA